Part of the Bacillus cabrialesii genome is shown below.
TGAACTTGGAGAAAAACGGCATTCCTTTTGCGATGATTAACGCGTCCTACGCTGAGCTTGCCGCACCGAGTTTTACATTAGATGATGTGAAAGGCGGCATGATGGCGGCGGAGCATCTCCTGTCTCTCGGCCACACGCATATGATGGGTATTTTTAAAGCTGATGACACACAGGGTGTCAAGCGGATGAACGGATTTATACAAGCGCACCGGGAGCGTGAGTTATTCCCTTCTCCTGACATGATCGTGACATTTACCACGGAAGAAAAAGAATCAAGGCTGCTGGAGAAAGTGAAGGCCACACTGGAGAAAAACAGCAAACACATGCCGACAGCCATCCTTTGCTATAACGATGAAATTGCGCTGAAGGTCATTGATATGCTGCGGGAGATGGATATCAAAGTGCCGGAGGATATGTCTATCGTCGGGTATGACGATTCGCATTTTGCCCAAATCTCCGAGGTGAAATTAACCTCTGTCAAACACCCGAAATCCGCGCTTGGAAAAGCGGCGGCGAAATATGTGATTGACTCCCTTGAGCATAAAAAGCCCAAGCAAGAGGATGTCGTATTTGAGCCTGAGTTGATCATTCGGCAATCCGCACGAAAACTGAATGAATAAAAAAAGCAATGTATGGGTCTCCCCGCTACATTGCTTTTTTTATAGCTGTTATCTGTTTTTCCAAACGTCAGCGATGATTTCAAACGAACGCATTCTGTCTGCGTGTTCAAAGGTTTCTGAGTTGACCATAATTTCATCAGCCTGCGTCGTTTTGACAAAGTCTTCGAGCTTCGCCTTCACCTCTTCCGGTCCGCCGACAATCGTCGAGCTCAGCTGCTCATTGACCATCGCTTTTTCATACGGGCTCCAGATTTGATCCATGTCCTCAACAGGCGGCTTGAGCTGGTTCGGCGTGCCGCGGACAAGATCAAGAAATCTTTGATAATGCGACGTCGCAAGGTGCTGCGCTTTCTCGTTTGTATCTGCCGCGATAATGGTGACGCCGACCATCGCATACGGTTCGTCGAGCACTTCAGACGGCGTAAAGGAGTTGCGGTACAGCTCCAAAGCGGGAACCGTATTCGCCGGTGAGAAATGGGCCGCGAACGCAAACGGAAGACCAAGTTCGCCAGCCAGACGGGCGCTGAAACCACTTGAGCCCAGCAGCCAAATCGGCACATCGATGCCCTCTCCCGGAATAGCGCGGACTTGATTGCGCACATTTCCCTTCGGTTTAAAGTAATTTCGCAGTTCCTCTAATTGTTCCGGAAAATCTTCACCGCTGTTGATGTTTCTGCGGAGCGCTCTTGCTGTCAATTGGTCCGTTCCCGGCGCACGTCCGAGCCCCAAATCAATCCGTCCGGGATACAGCGTTTCCAGTGTGCCGAATTGCTCAGCAATCACCAGTGAAGAGTGGTTCGGAAGCATAATGCCGCCGGAACCGACGCGGATTTTCTTTGTGCCGCCGGCAATATGACCGATCAGAACCGCGGTGGCTGAGCTTGCGACACCTTCTATGTTATGATGCTCAGCGAGCCAGTAGCGGTGATAGCCCCATTCCTCCGCACGGCGCGCCAAGTCCATGCTGTTTCGGAATGATTCCGCAATCGTTCCTCCCTGAACAACCGGAGATAAATTCAAGACAGAAAGCAAGGTATCTTTACGTTGGTTGTTAGACATATTGTTCTCCTTTGCAAATGTGTTATCAGTAAACAGCCTCAAGCTGTCAAGTCATGATCGAATGGACTTCTCTCACACCATAACATAACCGCATTCAGGAATAAAAGAATTTGATTCGATGAAATTCGAACAATATAAAACGAATGGTTTAATACCGTTATTCTGCCCCAAACAGCTCCTGCGCCATCTCAATAAAGAGCTTAGCCGCCAGAGAAGCCTCCTTCAGCGACGGAACAGCAAGCTGCACATCCCGATACACCTGCGGATCGAGATCCCGCGTCACCACATGCTCCGGCAGCGGCATGCCCGACATGGACATTTCTGATAAAATCGCCATCCCTAAGCCTTCTCTGATCATATTGATCGAGGTGTTCATGTTATAGACTGTGAAAGCGGCGTTCAGCGTAGCGCCCGCCTGCCTGAACATATCGTGAAAAGGTGATTCATAGCCGCCGTCACAGACGATCATCGGCTCATGATCGAGATCTTTCAACGTAATGGCTGAACGGCTGCAAAGCGGGTGATCGTCCCTGAGCACGACGGCCATTTTGTCTTTTTTCAGATGAATGTACTCCATCTCCTCTGTTGGATACAAAAGAATGCCGACATCTATCATTCGCGTGTGTAGCCACTCCTTGACTTCATTTACAGTTCCCTCGTGCAGCACGAGCTCCAGTTTCGGATATTTTTGTTTAAACTCACTGATCAGCTTCGGCATAAAATAAGCTGAGGCCGTTGAGAATGTGCCAATATGGATTGTTCCCAGTTCAAGGCCTTTTTCCGCGGCTGCGACTTGCTCAACTTTTTCAACGCCTTTTAATATTTCTCTGATGTGAACTAAAATCTTTTTTCCCGTATCCGTCAGCATCAGGCCATTGCGGCGGTCACGAATGATCAGCTTCACATCAAGCTCAGCTTCAATCGCAGAAATCGCATGGCTGACAGCCGGCTGTGTCATGTTCAGCGCCTGCCCCGCTTTTGTAAAGCTTCCCGTTTCAGCTATTTTTACGAAAACCCTTAATTGTGTAATGGTCATAACAATTTACTTATGCTCCTTATAAAAAAGATTCATTTTATTTATCTTACGTTCTACCGTATCATATGATGGAAAAGTTCTACAAGGAGTGATCGAAAAGTGAAACAGCTCTCAAAAACGCAGACAGCGCTCCTGCTCGCCTTTCTCGTCATCATGTGGGGCATCAATTGGCCGCTGTCGAAAGCAGCGCTCGCCTATTCGCCGCCATTGTTGTTCGCAGGCATCCGGACGCTGATCGGCGGGCTTTTATTAGTCATTGTCGCACTGTCACGCATTCATAAATT
Proteins encoded:
- a CDS encoding LysR family transcriptional regulator; protein product: MTITQLRVFVKIAETGSFTKAGQALNMTQPAVSHAISAIEAELDVKLIIRDRRNGLMLTDTGKKILVHIREILKGVEKVEQVAAAEKGLELGTIHIGTFSTASAYFMPKLISEFKQKYPKLELVLHEGTVNEVKEWLHTRMIDVGILLYPTEEMEYIHLKKDKMAVVLRDDHPLCSRSAITLKDLDHEPMIVCDGGYESPFHDMFRQAGATLNAAFTVYNMNTSINMIREGLGMAILSEMSMSGMPLPEHVVTRDLDPQVYRDVQLAVPSLKEASLAAKLFIEMAQELFGAE
- a CDS encoding LLM class flavin-dependent oxidoreductase produces the protein MSNNQRKDTLLSVLNLSPVVQGGTIAESFRNSMDLARRAEEWGYHRYWLAEHHNIEGVASSATAVLIGHIAGGTKKIRVGSGGIMLPNHSSLVIAEQFGTLETLYPGRIDLGLGRAPGTDQLTARALRRNINSGEDFPEQLEELRNYFKPKGNVRNQVRAIPGEGIDVPIWLLGSSGFSARLAGELGLPFAFAAHFSPANTVPALELYRNSFTPSEVLDEPYAMVGVTIIAADTNEKAQHLATSHYQRFLDLVRGTPNQLKPPVEDMDQIWSPYEKAMVNEQLSSTIVGGPEEVKAKLEDFVKTTQADEIMVNSETFEHADRMRSFEIIADVWKNR
- the araR gene encoding arabinose utilization transcriptional regulator AraR, with product MLPKYAQVKEEISSWINQGKILPDQKIPTENELMQQFGVSRHTIRKAIGDLVSQGLLYSVQGGGTFVASRSAKSALHSNKTIGVLTTYISDYIFPSIIRGIESYLSEQGYSMLLTSTNNNPDNERRGLENLLSQNIDGLIVEPTKSALQTPNIGYYLNLEKNGIPFAMINASYAELAAPSFTLDDVKGGMMAAEHLLSLGHTHMMGIFKADDTQGVKRMNGFIQAHRERELFPSPDMIVTFTTEEKESRLLEKVKATLEKNSKHMPTAILCYNDEIALKVIDMLREMDIKVPEDMSIVGYDDSHFAQISEVKLTSVKHPKSALGKAAAKYVIDSLEHKKPKQEDVVFEPELIIRQSARKLNE